The window CGACTGAATGCGCCTACGATGGAAGTGCCCTCGGCCGGGAAAACCCCAGGTCCGGTGGCACTTCCGCGCTCGGGATCTGTTCCGCGTCTGTTCCGTGGACACCGCCGGCAAGCCCCTCGCGATCACAGACAGTCCCAGACGCATCCCGACTCCCGCCGAAGGGATATCCATTGGGACACAACGGAAATCCCCTCCGAGCTGCGAGGCCAATGAACACGCTGTGTAACCGCCTGAAGCGCCGGGTTTCTACCCACGCGAGTGCTAACCGTGCAACGCGCCCCTGGTGTGGTGTGGGTCAACGACCTAAACCCGTGGCGGGCGACCGCCGGGTTGTGGGTCAATCCGCGGATGATTCGCGAAGCGGTGGCAGGCGACTTCGAGCGGCTGCGGGAGATCGAGGTCCTCGCGGGTGAGGTGTTCCGGACGGTCGGGATGGACTTCATCGCCGACATGCCGCCGCCGCCCGTCGAGGTGCTCGCGGAGTTCGCCGGGGACGGGCGGTGCTGGGTGGCCGTCGAGGACGGGGTCGTCGGTGGGTATCTGCTCGCCGAGGTGGTCGACGAGTGCGCGCATGTCGCGCAGGTGAGTGTTGATCCGCGGTTTCGGGGGCGGCGGCTCGGGGCGCGGCTGATCGATCACCTCGACGCTTGGGCACGCGCGCGGGGGCTGGCGGGGCTGACCCTGACGACCTACCGGGACCTGCCGTGGAACGGGGTCTACTACGCGAAGATCGGGTTCGAGGTCGTGGAGCCGACGCCCGGGTTGGCCGCGTTGGTGGCGCACGAGGCCGGGCTTGGGCTGGATCCGGCGCTGCGGGTGTGCATGCGGCGATGATCGGTTCGGGCGGAAGTGCTCGCACGGAAGCACTTCCGCCCGGTGCACCGGACCGAATGGTTGATGGGATGGGACCGCCCGTGCGCGGGACGCCCCCGACTCCCCCAGGAAGCCGGGCGCTGACAACAAAAAGCCGCCGTTCGACACTGCGGACGGCGGCTCCTCACGATCAGGTGATCATGGGGAACCCCGGCGGCGGGCGCACTCCAGGGACCTGTCGGCCTTGGACTTGCTGTGCACGGTCACCTCCGGGTTTCGTTGCTGTCGAACGGAACTATGTCCGACAGCCGCCCCCAGGGCAACGCGATTTAGACCGAGACCGTCGAGACCGGCAGGGCCGGGTTCGCCGAGAGGTCCAAAGAGGACGGTTGGACGCCCGCCGCCACGAGGTGGGCGCCGAGGGCGGCCATCATGGCGCCGTTGTCGGTGCACAGGCGAGGGCGCGGGACGCGCAGTTCGATGCCCGCGGCGGCGCAGCGTTCGGCGGCCAGGACCTTGAGGCGGGAGTTCGCGGCGACCCCTCCGGAGATGACCATGGTGCCGATGCCGAGTTCCGTGGCGGCGCGCACGGCCTTCGCGGTCAGGACGTCGGCGACGGCTTCCTGGAAGGACGCGCAGACGTCGTCGACCGGGATTTCCTCGCCGTCGCGCTCGCGGGCCTCGACCCAGCGGGCGACCGACGTCTTCAACCCGGAGAACGAGAAGTCGTACTTGGCGTCGCGGGGACCGGTGAGGCCTCGCGGGAAGGCGATCGCCTTGGGGTTGCCGCGCTGGGCGGCCTTGTCGATCGGCGGGCCGCCGGGATAGGGCAGGCCGATGACCCTGGCGACCTTGTCGTAGGCCTCGCCCGCGGCGTCGTCGATGGTCGAGCCGATCTCGGTGATCTTGCCCGACAGGTCGTCCACCCGCAGGAGCTGGCTGTGGCCACCGGAGACCAGCAGCGCCAGGCACGGCGACGGCAGCGGACCGTGGTCGAGCGTGTCGGCGGCGACATGGCCCGCCAGGTGGTTGGCGCCGTAGAGGGGTACGCCCAGCGACATCGCGTACGCCTTGGCGGCCGAGACACCCACTAGCAGCGCGCCGGACAGCCCAGGTCCACAGGTGACGGTGATCGCGTCCACATCGGACAGCCCGAGGCCCGCGACCTCGAACGCGCGGCGCATGGTCGGGACCATCGCCTCCAGGTGCGCGCGGCTGGCGATCTCCGGCACCACACCACCGAACCGGACGTGCTGGTCGACGCTGGACGCGACCTCGTCGGCGAGCAGCTCGACGCCGCCGTCGCGGTCGAGCCGGACGATGCCGACGCCGGTCTCGTCGCAGGAGCTCTCGATGCCCAGGATGATCGTCACGTGGTCTCCTCCACGGGGACTCCGGCGTTCTCGGGCCGCGCCATGGTGAAGGCGTCGGCGCCCGAGGGCTGGTAGTAGCGGCGGCGCAGGCCGATGGTGGTGAAGCCGTGCTTCTCGTAGAGCGCGATGGCGGACTTGTTGTCCGTGCGCACTTCGAGGAACACGGCGGCGGACTCCTCGTCGGCCCGGGCGAGCAGGGCGCGCAGCAGCAGCTCGCCGATGCCCTGGCGCTGGAACGCCGGGTCGACGCCGAGGGTGTGGACGCTGGCTTCCATGTCGCCGGGCGCCCCGGCCACGGACAGTCCGGCGTAGCCGACGAGCTTGTCGTCGACGTAGGCGCCGAGGTAGTAGTGACCCCAGTCCAGCTCCGAGGCGAACGCGGACTCGCTCCACGGGTCTTCGCCGGAGAACAGGATCTTCTCCAGTTCGGCGCAGCGGCGCAGGTCCTCGCGCCGCAGCGGTTCGAGGCGCACGGTCACCTCGGACTCACCCGCTTGCGCGCGCCGGGCTCGACCGCGTCGGGCCTGCGCAGGTACAGCGGGGTGAGCGGGCCGGGGTCGGCGGTGAAGTCGGCGGCGGCGACCAGCCCGAGCGGGCTCGGGTGGTCCGGGTCGACGACGGGCAGGCCCAGGACCTCGGCGTAGAGCTTGGCGCCGTAGCCCGCGGCGCGGACGACGCCGAGTTCGGCGATCCGCTCGGCGAGTTCGGCGGGCGGGGTGACGGCGGGCTCGGTGAGCCGGGCACCGTCGTAGGCGGCCCAGTAGACCTCGCGGCGACGCGCGTCGGTGACGACCAGCAGCGGCTCACCAGGGGCGTCGGCGGCGATCGCGTCGAGCGAGCAGACCGGGTACACGGGCCGGTCGAGGCTGTGGCCGAGGGCGGCGGCGGTGACCATGCCCGCGCGCAGACCGGTGAACGGGCCCGGGCCGATGCCGCAGACGATCGCGTCGAGGTCGGCGAGTGTTCGACCGGCCGCGGCGAGGGCGTCGCGCACGTGCGGGGTGAGCAGTTCCCCGTGGGCCTTGGCGTCGACCGTGACGCACTCGGCCAGCACGCGGGGGCGCCCGTCGGTCAGTTCGACGACACCGGCGGTGACCGCGGGCGTAGCGGTGTCCACAGCGAGTACCAGCACGGTTGTCAAGAGTACGAGGCGTGCCTTCGGGCACGTGGGGCGCGGTCGCAAACGCTTGCGCACGTGACGGCGATAACTGCCAGTGAGCGTTCGGCGGCACTAGGGTTGGCGTCGTGCTGCTGCCCACCCTGGCTGTTCCGGACGAGCGTGAAGCGCTCCGATTCGGGTCCGACGTCCTCACCCACGCCGAGCTCGCCGCGGCGGCCAAGGCGGTCGCGGCCCAGGTGGGCGGGGCCCGCCGGGTCGCCGTGTGGGCCACTCCGACCTTGCAGACCTGCGTCGCCGTCGTCGGCGTCCTGCTCGCGGGGGCGGCGGTGGTGCCGATCAATCCGAAGATCGGCGAGCGCGAACTCGCGCACATCCTGGGCGACAGCTCACCCGACCTGGTGATCGGCGGCCCCGATGGGGTGACGGTCGACGTGACGGCCCGGCTCGACGGGCCGCTGCCCGCCGAAGCCGACCCGGAGTCGCCCGCGTTCGTCGTCTACACGTCGGGCACCACCGGGCCGCCGAAGGGCGTGCTCCTCCCCCGCCGGGCCATCGCGTCGAACCTGGACGCGCTCGCGCAGGCGTGGGAGTGGACGGCCGCGGACACGGTGGTGCACGCGCTGCCGCTATTCCATGTGCACGGCCTGATCCTCGGGGTGCTCGGCCCCCTGCGGCTGGGCGGCGCGGTGCACCACATAGGCAAGTTCGACACGCACGCGATCGCGGCGGCCCTGTCCGGCTCGGCGACGGTCATGTTCGGCGTCCCGACGATGTACCACCGGCTCGCGGCGGACTGCGAGGCCGACGCCGACCTGGCCGCGGCGGTCGGGCGGGCCCGGCTGCTGGTGTCCGGTTCGGCGGCGCTGCCCGCGACCGACCACGCGCGGATCACGAAGGCGACGGGTCAGGAGGTCGTCGAGCGGTACGGGATGACCGAGACCCTGATGAACTGCGCCGTGCGCGCGTCCGGCGACCGGCGGCCCGGTTTCGTGGGGCCCCCGGTCGACGGCGTGGAGGTGCGGCTGGTCGACTCCGGCGCCTTGGTGCCCGACGGCGAGATCGGCGAGATCGAGGTGCGGGGGCCGAACCTGTTCCTGGGCTACCTGAACCGCCCGGACGCGACGGCGGAAGCGTTGCGGGACGGGTGGTTCCGGACCGGGGACATGGCGGTGCGGTCGCCGGACGGGTATGTGCGGATCGTCGGTCGGCGGGCCACGGACCTGATCAAGAGCGGCGGCTACAAGATCGGCGCGGGCGAGATCGAGAACGCGCTGTTGGAGCACCCGGGGGTCGCGGAGGTCGCGGTGACGGGTGAGCCGGACGAGGACTTGGGCGAGCGGATCGTGGCGTGGGTGGTGCCTTCGGGTGAGCCGCCGTCAGCGAAGGAGTTGGCCGACCACGTGGCCGCACTGCTGTCACCACACAAGCGCCCGCGGGTGGTTCACTACCTGGACGCGTTGCCGCGCAACGAAATGGGCAAGGTCACCAAGCGAGCGCTGCATGCCTGACGAGGGAGCGCGGCACCTGATCGCCGCCATCACCACCGACTTCACCGAGTTCCCCCCGAAAGCCCTGGCACCTGGTGACGGACCGTTGGGATGGGCCGGCTATGGGGAGGCACGTGAACGGGCTTCGCAGACATCAGGTGAAACCGAGTCCGTGGTGTGCGGTGAAGGTCGCGTGGGTGGCGTCGCGGCCGTGCTCGTGGTGTTCGACTTCCGATTCCTGGGTGGGTCGGTCGGCAGTGCGACGGGTGACCGAATCGAGTACGCGTTCACTCGGGCCAGGGAAACCCGGACGCCGTTGGTCTCGCTGATCGCCACCGGCGGCAGTCGGATGCACGAGGGAATGCTTTCCCTGCACCAACTCCAGCGCGTCGCACGGCAGTCGACCCTGCTGCACCAAGCGGGCGTTCCGCAGATCTCGGTACTCCGCGACCCCACGACGGGCGGGCTGTGGGCTTCGCTCGGCGCGGGGGCGGATGTGGTCATCGGGGTCGAGGAGGCACAGGTTGGGTTCGCCGGTCGGCGGGTGCGGCCAATCGGTGACGACCCGGCTTATACGGCTGAGGGGCAGCTTGCCAACGGGCATATCGATGAGGTGTGCGCCCTCGAAGATGTCGATTCAGTCTTGACGGAATGGTTGCTGCTGCTGAGTTCTGGGGCGCCTGAGCCTGCCGAGGTACCGCGGGCGCTGGGATCTGCCGAGCCCGCTTCCGATGCTTGGTCGGCGGTTCGGCACGCCCGGTCGGCGGCTCGGCCGCATGCCGAATCCTATTTGGACGATTACTTCGACGTGCGGCGGCCGATTTCCGGGGATCGTTGCGGTGGCGTGGATGCGGGGATGTTGTGCGGGATCGGGCTGCGAGGGCGGCATGCCGTTGCCTACGCGGCACAGACTGGGACCGCCACCACGCCCGCCGGGTTCCGGACAGCGGCTCGACTGATTCGGTTGGCCGAGCGGTTGGGGATCTCTGTGCTGACTTTGGTCGATACGCCAGGGGCAGCGAATGATGCCGCTGCTGAGCGGGCGGGAGCCGGGCCTGCCATCGCGGAATTGTTCGCGACCGTGGCGGCGGCGCGGGTGCCCGTGACAACTCTGGTGATTGGCGAAGGCGGGTCGGGCGGAGCATTGGCGTTGGCGGCGCCGGATCGGACCTGGATCACTCCGGACGCCTATTTCTCGGTGATCGCCCCGGAGTTGTGTGCGGCGATTTTGAAACGGTCGCCGGAGGAGGTTCCGGGTACCGCGGAGCAGTTGCGGTTGCGGCCGTCGGATCTTGTCGAGCTTGGGGTGGTTCGGGGGATCGCGGACTAGCTCAAGTTACTTCCAGCTGTCGAGGATCTTCGGCAGGTCCGACAGGCGGTGCAGGATCGCGTCCGGTTCGACGTCCACCGGGACCTGCTGGTCCACGGGAATGTCGCTGTGCGGGATCAAGATCGCCTTCATCCCCGCCGACTTGGCACCGTTGATGTCGTCGTGGGGGCGGTCGCCGACGTAGACGCAGTCCGCCGGGTCGTCGATGCCGATGGCGTGCATGGCGGCTTCGAAGGACTTCGGGTGCGGCTTGGTGTACTCCAGGTCGCTGCTCCACACGCACGCGTCGAAGAGGTGGCGGACGTTGTCGCGGATCAGGATTTCCTCGTGCCAGGTGCCGGGCCAGGATGTGGACGACAGGACGCCGGTGCGCAGGCCGCGAGCGCGGAGTTCGGTCAGCAGCGGGGTCACTTCGGGGTCGGTGTACGTGGCCTGGTCCCAGAAAGCCCGGTACGCAGCCCAAGCCGCCTCGTGCTCCGGCACGCCCACCTCGGTCAACACGTGGCTCAGTGTGAACGCCGTGGCCTCCGCTCGGCAGCGCGACCAGGCCGCGTTGTCGGCGGCCAACAGCGCCTCGGCGATGGCCTTGGCCTGCTCCGGGTCGTCGGCGTGGATGATGTCGGCGTAGATCTGCCAGCCGGCGCGCATGTCCATGGTCACCCAAGGGGTGAGGGTGCCGCCCCAGTCGAAGATCACCGCTCGCATGCGGGTCAGCCTATCCGGCGGTCGGTCCAGTTTCCATGGGGTTCGAGGGTGGCCACCCGGCTGTCGTCGGGGCGGCGGTCCAGGCGGATGAGGAGGTGGTCCTCCGAGAGCCGCTCGGCGGCGCCTTCGCCCCATTCGATGACGACGACGGCGTCGACCAGCTCGGTGTCCAGGTCCAGATCGTCCAACTCGGTGAGGTCGCCGCCGAGGCGGTACGCGTCGACGTGGACCAGGGGGATGCCGCGGTCGCCTGCCTGGTGTTCGCGGGCGATGATGAAAGTCGGGCTGCTGACTCGGCCGTGCACCCCGAGTCCGGCGGCAATCCCTTTGGCGACAACGGTTTTGCCCGCGCCCAGCGGGCCGGCGAGCAGGATCAGGTCGCCGGGGCGCACCATCTCGCCGAGTTTGCGGCCGAAGTCGAGGGTGTCCTCGACCTGGGGCAGTTCGATCGTCTCAGCCACGACGCCACCACTTCCTCCGCCCGGCGCCCGCGCCGCGCGCGCAGTCGCGCAGCAGGTCGGCCAGGTGTTCGTTCACGAAATCGGGTTGTTCCAACATGACCATGTGCCCAGCGCCGCGGGCTCGGACCAGCACGGCGTCGGGCAGTTCTAACGCGATGCGCTCGGTGTGCTCGAACGGCGTCATCCGGTCCTCGTCGGCGCCGATCACCAACACCCGGCTGTGCTTCAACCCCGCCAGAGCCGCATATCTGTTGTGGCTGCCCAAAGTGTCGATAAAGTCGGCCAGCACCCGCACCGGCGTCACATTGAGCATGTCCATCAGGAAGTCGACCAGGCTGGGACTCACGCTGCGTGAGCCGAAGGCGAGTCGGCGCACCGCCTGCCGGGTGAGCTGGCCGCCGCTCGCGCGCACGAGTTCGACCAGACCTGGCTGCCAGTCGGCGAAACGGCCCAGGTAGCGGGTCAGCGGGTTGTACTTCGACAGCAGCGGACGGGAGAGACCGCTCTTGCCCACCTCACCCGCGGACGTGCCGATGAGCGCGACGCCTTCGACCCGGTCGGCGAACAGCTCCGGGTTCTTCTCGGCCAGCTCCATGATGGCCATGCCGCCCATCGAATGCCCCACGAGCACCAGCGGGCCATCCGGCGCCATGGCGCGGATGACGTCGTCCAGGTCGAGTGCGAGCTGCTCGATCGTGCTCGACGCCTCGTCGGTCAGCGCGGAGCGGCCATGGCTTCGGTGGTCGTAAAGCACTTGCCGCACACGGGGTTCGGTCATGGCGGCGAGACCCTGGCGCTGGAAGTGCCAGCAGCGGCGGGAAAGGGCGAACCCGTGCACGAGAACGACTGTCAGTTCAGGCTTCCCGCCGTCGTCCGGGTCGACTTCCTCGACGGACAGCGCCGCACCGTCAGCGGCGGCGACGGTGCTGACCCGAGTGGGCGGCAGCGCTCCCAGAGCTTCGCCCGCGTGCAGTTCCTCCGGCCTGCGGGCCCGGATGACGCCCGCGACGACGGCGCCGCCCGCGATCGCCATGCCGACGCCAGCCAGAACCCGGTTGGTCACGCTCACGACGACTCGCCCAGATACCTGCGGGCCACGCGTGCGCGGTACATGCCGGTCACGATCTCGTAGTCGATCGTCCCGATGATGTCGGCCCACTCGCGCGCGGTGGGCTCGCCGCGATCGCCGGTGCCGAACAGCACGACTTCGTCCCCCACAAGGACTTCGTCGTCGCCGCAATCGACGATGATCTGGTCCATGCAGACCCGGCCGCGCACCGGACGACGCCTGCCGCCGAGGAACACGTCGAACCGGCCGGACAGCGACCGGGAGACGCCGTCCGCGTAACCCACCGGCACCAGGGCCAGATTCGTGGCCCGGTCGGCGGTCCAGGTGTGCCCATAAGAGACTGATTCGCCCGCGTCGATCCGTTTGACGAGCACGACCGACGAGCGGAACGTCATCGCCGGACGCAGGTCTTCGTGGTACGGCAACGGGTTCAGCCCGTACATGGCGATGCCCACGCGCACCAGGTCGAAGTGCAAGTCCTTGCGGTCGAGGGTGGCCGCGGAATTCGCCAGGTGCCTGCGTGGCTTCAGACCGGCGTCGAGCGCGACCTGGTACGCCTCGGCGAACCGCTCGGCCTGACGGTCGACCGATGGATGGCCAGGTTCGTCGGCGCACGCGAGGTGCGACCACACGGCGTACACCTCGTTGTCCGACGCGGCCGCGGCGGCGACCAGCTCGGGCCACGCCGAGCGCGGGCAGCCGTTGCGGCTCAGGCCAGTGTCGATCTTCAGGTGGATCCGCCTGCCGGACAGGCCTGCCAACTGCTCCACAGAGGACACCGACAGGTCGACGTCGGGAGGGGCCTCGGCCCCGGGGACATCGAGCCAGGCCAGGATCGGCGCGGTGATCCCGGCCGCGCGCAGTACCGCGGCCTCGTGCACGGACGCCACACCCAGCCAGGTCGCCCCGGCCGAGAGGGCGGCGCGGGCCACCGGCACGGCGCCGTGGCCGTAGCCGTCGGCTTTCACCACGGCCATCGTCTCCGCGCCCGCGGCGCGCGCGGACAGCAGCGCGACGTTGTGCCGGATGTGGTCGAGATCGACCGTCACCTCGGCGCGCGGCTGGTCAGGCATGACGGAATCGTGACACACCGCGGATCGCGTCGGGCAGCGCGTCCACGATGGCCGAGGCGGAGGTGGGAGCCCCGGACGCGGCCAGCTCACCGGCGCGCACATGCACGAAGGCCGCGCACGCGCCCGCGAGCCTCGGTTCCAGACCGGCCGCGAGCAGGGCTCCGCTCAGTCCGGAAAGGACATCGCCGGACCCGGCCGTGGCCAGCCAGTGCGACCGGGCGGCGTTCACCGCGACCCGCCCGTCGGGCGCGGCGATGACGGTGGCGTGCCCCTTGAGGAGCACGGTGGCGTTCAGCTTCGCCGCCAGCGCGCGGGCGGCGGCGACCCGGTCGGCGCCGAGGTCGACACCGAGCGGTTCGGCGACGCGGGCGAACTCGCGGTCGTGCGGGGTGAGCAGCACCGGGACCTCGGGGTCGCGGGCGTCCCAGAGCGTGGGGTGTTCGGCGAGCAAGGTGATGCCGTCGGCGTCCACGACGGTCGGCACCCCCGCGCCCAGGACCGAGGCCACCACGTCACGGGAGGCCTTGCCCGTGCCCAGACCCGGTCCGACGACCCACGCCTGCACGCGGCCCGCGTCCTCGACCGAGCCGGTCGCGACGACCTCGGGCCAGCGCTGCCGGACCTCGTCGGCGGCGGGCCCGGCGTAGCGGGTCATGCCCGAGGTGGCGCGCACCGCGGCACCGACCGAGAGCACCGCCGCACCCGGATAGGTCGTCGACCCGGCCGCGATCCCGACCACGCCCTGGGTGAACTTGTCGTCCGATGGACCCGGCAGCGGCCACGCCCGGCCCACGTCCTCGGTGTCGAACACCTCGAAGTCCGGGTCGGCCAGGTCGAGCCCTAGATCGACGAAGTGCACCTCGCCACAGCGCGGGCTCAGGAAGTGGACCGGCTTGAGCGCGCCGAAAGTGACCGTGACCTGGGCGTCGACCGCAGGTCCGTCGACGGCTCCGGTGTCCGGGTCGACGCCGCTGGGAAGATCCACCGCGACGATCGGCGCCCGCACCCGCGAGACCAGGGCGGCGGCGTCCGGCCGCAAAGAGCCGCGCGCGGACAGCCCGACAATCCCGTCGACCACCACGTGCGCGGAGTCGAGATCCTCGGCCGTGCCGATCCGACCACCAGCCCACAACAGGGCTTCCAGACCTTCGGCGTGGGCCCGTTCCGGCGCGAGGAGCACCGCCGTGACGCCCACGGAACGCTTGCGCAGGAACGCCCCCGCCCACAGCGCGTCGCCGCCGTTGTTGCCCGCGCCGACCAGCAGCACGACCCGCCGACCAGCCACTGCGCCGGTCGTCGAGCGCAGCAGCCGCATGGTGTGAAGCGCCACGCCATGGGCGGCGCGGCGCATGAGGGCGCCCTCCGGCGTCCGGGCGAGGACCTTGTCCTCGGCCTCCCGGACGCGCGCGGTGGTCCAGACGCCCCGCACGGCTATTCGACCGTCACGGACTTCGCCAGGTTGCGCGGCTTGTCGACGTCGTACCCGCGCGAGCGGGCGATCTCGGCGGCCAGCACCTGCAGCGGAACGGTCGACACCAGCGGCTGCAGCAGCGTCGGCACCGCGGGAATCTCGATCAGCTCGTCGGCGAACGGGCGGACCGTCTCGTCGCCCTCCTCGGCGATGACGATCGTGCGCGCGCCGCGGGCCTGGATCTCGCTGATGTTGGACACCAGCTTGGAGTGCAGCACGGCGCGTCCCTTGGGCGACGGCATGACCACGACGACCGGCAGGCCCTCCTCGATCAGCGCGATCGGGCCGTGCTTGAGCTCACCGGCGGCGAAGCCCTCGGCGTGCATGTACGCCAGTTCCTTGAGCTTGAGCGCGCCTTCGAGGGCCACCGGGTAGCCGACGTGGCGGCCGAGGAACAGCACCGCCTTGGAGTCCGACAGGTCCCGCCCGAGGGCGCGGACCTGCTCGATCGTGCCGAGAACCCGGCGGACGGCCTCGGGCATCGCCTCCAGTTCGCGGAACTCGCGGGCGATCTCGTCGGGGTACTTGGTGCCGCGGGCCTGCGCCAAGGCCAAGCCGACCAGGTAGTTCGCCGCGATCTGGGCGAGGAAGGCCTTGGTGGACGCGACCCCGATCTCGGGGCCCGCGTGGGTGTAGAGGACCGCGTCGGACTCACGCGGGATCTGCGCGCCGTTGGTGTTGCACACCGCGAGGACGCGCGCCTTCTGCTCGCGCGCGTGGCGCACGGCCTCCAGGGTGTCGGCCGTCTCACCGGACTGCGAGACCGCCACGACCAGCGTGTCGCGGTCGAGCACCGGGTCGCGGTAGCGGAACTCCGAGGCCAGCTCGACCTCGACGGGCAGCCGGGTCCAGTGCTCGATGGCGTACTTGGCGACGAGGCCCGAGTGGTACGCCGAGCCGCAGGCCACGACGAAGACCTTGTCGATGTCGCGCAGGTCCTGGTCGGCGAGGCGCTGCTCGTCGAGCACGATCCGCCCGTCGACGAAGTGCCCGCGCAGCGTGTTCGCCAGCGCCTCGGGCTGTTCCTCGATCTCCTTGAGCATGAAGTACTCGTGGCCGCCCTTCTCGGCGGCCGAGAGGTCCCAGTCGACGGTGAAGGGCTTGGCCGGGGCGGGCTCGCCGTGGAAGTCGAGGACCTCGTAGCCGTCGCGGGTGATCACCACGAGCTGGTCCTGGCCCAGTTCGACGGCCTCACGGGTGTACTCGATGAACGCGGCGACGTCGGATGCGACAAACGTCTCACCGTCGCCGATGCCGACAACGAGCGGCGAGGACCGGCGGGCGGCGACGATCAGGTCCGGCTCGTCGACATGGGTCACGACCAGGGTGAACGCACCCTCCAGGCGGCCGCAGACGGCCCGGACGCTGGCGGGCAGGTCACCGGCGGTCTCGCCGTCGGCGTACGCGCGGGCGACCAGGTGCGCGACGGTCTCGGAGTCGGTGTCGCTGCTGAACTCGATGCCCGCGGACTCCAGCTCACCGCGCAGGGCGACGAAGTTCTCGATGATGCCGTTATGCACGACCGCGACCCGGCCGGTGGTGTCACGGTGCGGGTGGGAGTTGCGGTCGATCGGGGCGCCGTGGGTGGCCCAGCGGGTGTGGCCCATTCCCGCGGTGCCCGCGAAACCCTCGCGGCCGACCTCGTCGAGCCGGGCCTCCAGGTTCGCGAGCCTGCCCGCCTTGCGCTCCACGACCAGGTCACCGCCGGTCAGGACGGCGATCCCGGCCGAGTCGTACCCGCGGTACTCCAGCCTGCGCAGCCCTCCGATGACGACATCGAGTGCCTGCCGATGACCCACATATCCCACGATTCCGCACACGCGCACCAGGGTAGCCGGCACCGCCACACCCCGAAGCCCGGCCACCGATAGGCTGCGCACATGGCACGCAAGGCCAAGCACCTGCTCGACGAGCTGTCGCGTCCCGGTCCCAACGAGGTCCTTCGCGGCGACCTCGCGCTGATCGGGATGCCCGGGCTGGTCTTCACGCCGAAATCGGGCCTCGGGCTGCCCGCCGTCGCGTTCGGGCACGGCTGGCTGCAGCCGCCCGACCGGTACCGCGGCCTGTTCCGCCACCTGGCGTCGTGGGGCATCGTCGTGGCCGCGCCCGGCACCCACACCGGGCCGCTGGGCTCACACCGGCTGCTCGCCTCCGACCTGCGCACCGCGCTCGACGTCTGCGTCGGCGTCCGGCTGGGCGAGGGCGCGATCAGCGTCGACGGCGACAAGCTCGGCCTCGCGGGCCACTCGACCGGCGGCGGCTGCGCG is drawn from Actinokineospora alba and contains these coding sequences:
- a CDS encoding alpha/beta fold hydrolase → MSVTNRVLAGVGMAIAGGAVVAGVIRARRPEELHAGEALGALPPTRVSTVAAADGAALSVEEVDPDDGGKPELTVVLVHGFALSRRCWHFQRQGLAAMTEPRVRQVLYDHRSHGRSALTDEASSTIEQLALDLDDVIRAMAPDGPLVLVGHSMGGMAIMELAEKNPELFADRVEGVALIGTSAGEVGKSGLSRPLLSKYNPLTRYLGRFADWQPGLVELVRASGGQLTRQAVRRLAFGSRSVSPSLVDFLMDMLNVTPVRVLADFIDTLGSHNRYAALAGLKHSRVLVIGADEDRMTPFEHTERIALELPDAVLVRARGAGHMVMLEQPDFVNEHLADLLRDCARGAGAGRRKWWRRG
- the alr gene encoding alanine racemase — encoded protein: MPDQPRAEVTVDLDHIRHNVALLSARAAGAETMAVVKADGYGHGAVPVARAALSAGATWLGVASVHEAAVLRAAGITAPILAWLDVPGAEAPPDVDLSVSSVEQLAGLSGRRIHLKIDTGLSRNGCPRSAWPELVAAAAASDNEVYAVWSHLACADEPGHPSVDRQAERFAEAYQVALDAGLKPRRHLANSAATLDRKDLHFDLVRVGIAMYGLNPLPYHEDLRPAMTFRSSVVLVKRIDAGESVSYGHTWTADRATNLALVPVGYADGVSRSLSGRFDVFLGGRRRPVRGRVCMDQIIVDCGDDEVLVGDEVVLFGTGDRGEPTAREWADIIGTIDYEIVTGMYRARVARRYLGESS
- a CDS encoding NAD(P)H-hydrate dehydratase, producing MRGVWTTARVREAEDKVLARTPEGALMRRAAHGVALHTMRLLRSTTGAVAGRRVVLLVGAGNNGGDALWAGAFLRKRSVGVTAVLLAPERAHAEGLEALLWAGGRIGTAEDLDSAHVVVDGIVGLSARGSLRPDAAALVSRVRAPIVAVDLPSGVDPDTGAVDGPAVDAQVTVTFGALKPVHFLSPRCGEVHFVDLGLDLADPDFEVFDTEDVGRAWPLPGPSDDKFTQGVVGIAAGSTTYPGAAVLSVGAAVRATSGMTRYAGPAADEVRQRWPEVVATGSVEDAGRVQAWVVGPGLGTGKASRDVVASVLGAGVPTVVDADGITLLAEHPTLWDARDPEVPVLLTPHDREFARVAEPLGVDLGADRVAAARALAAKLNATVLLKGHATVIAAPDGRVAVNAARSHWLATAGSGDVLSGLSGALLAAGLEPRLAGACAAFVHVRAGELAASGAPTSASAIVDALPDAIRGVSRFRHA
- the glmS gene encoding glutamine--fructose-6-phosphate transaminase (isomerizing), with product MCGIVGYVGHRQALDVVIGGLRRLEYRGYDSAGIAVLTGGDLVVERKAGRLANLEARLDEVGREGFAGTAGMGHTRWATHGAPIDRNSHPHRDTTGRVAVVHNGIIENFVALRGELESAGIEFSSDTDSETVAHLVARAYADGETAGDLPASVRAVCGRLEGAFTLVVTHVDEPDLIVAARRSSPLVVGIGDGETFVASDVAAFIEYTREAVELGQDQLVVITRDGYEVLDFHGEPAPAKPFTVDWDLSAAEKGGHEYFMLKEIEEQPEALANTLRGHFVDGRIVLDEQRLADQDLRDIDKVFVVACGSAYHSGLVAKYAIEHWTRLPVEVELASEFRYRDPVLDRDTLVVAVSQSGETADTLEAVRHAREQKARVLAVCNTNGAQIPRESDAVLYTHAGPEIGVASTKAFLAQIAANYLVGLALAQARGTKYPDEIAREFRELEAMPEAVRRVLGTIEQVRALGRDLSDSKAVLFLGRHVGYPVALEGALKLKELAYMHAEGFAAGELKHGPIALIEEGLPVVVVMPSPKGRAVLHSKLVSNISEIQARGARTIVIAEEGDETVRPFADELIEIPAVPTLLQPLVSTVPLQVLAAEIARSRGYDVDKPRNLAKSVTVE